Proteins encoded in a region of the Carassius gibelio isolate Cgi1373 ecotype wild population from Czech Republic chromosome B5, carGib1.2-hapl.c, whole genome shotgun sequence genome:
- the LOC127957151 gene encoding ependymin-1 — MWMCLDLKKVKKAMMHTVKLLCVVFSCLCAVAWASSHRQPCHAPPLTSGTMKVVSTGGHDLESGEFSYDSKANKFRFVEDTAHANKTSHMDVLIHFEEGVLYEIDSKNESCKKETLQFRKHLMEIPPDATHESEIYMGSPSITEQGLRVRVWNGKFPELHAHYSMSTTSCGCLPVSGSYHGEKKDLHFSFFGVETEVDDLQVFVPPAYCEGVAFEEAPDDHSFFDLFHD; from the exons ATGTGGATGTGTCTGGACCTTAAGAAAGTTAAGAAGGCAATGATGCATACAGTCAAGCTGCTCTGTGTGGTTTTCTCGTGCCTCTGTGCTGTCGCCTGGGCTTCGTCTCATCGCCAACCATGCC aTGCACCACCACTGACCAGTGGAACAATGAAAGTG GTTTCAACAGGGGGTCATGACCTTGAATCTGGAGAGTTCAGTTATGACTCCAAAGCGAATAAATTTCGTTTTGTGGAGGACACTGCTCACGCGAACAAAACTTCTCATATGGACGTTCTCATACATTTTGAAGAG GGTGTACTTTATGAAATAGACAGTAAAAACGAGAGTTGCAAGAAGGAGACTCTGCAGTTCCGTAAGCACCTGATGGAGATTCCACCCGATGCCACTCACGAGTCGGAGATTTACATGGGCAGCCCCTCCATCACAGAGCAGGGACTCAGAGTTCGCGTGTGGAATGGAAAGTTCCCTGAACTTCATG CTCACTACTCTATGTCAACCACTTCCTGTGGCTGTTTGCCAGTCTCTGGCTCCTACCATGGTGAGAAGAAGGACCTTCACTTCAG TTTCTTCGGTGTTGAAACAGAAGTTGATGACCTGCAAGTCTTTGTGCCCCCGGCTTACTGTGAGGGGGTGGCATTTGAGGAAGCACCAGACGACCACTCCTTCTTCGACCTGTTCCAcgattaa
- the LOC127958140 gene encoding uncharacterized protein LOC127958140, protein MFRWCPSPLCTLIFILVCMVSTNSSSPIGHRKSLSFSNSLRLTRTVRARVQQLLSRYKQQLFGDELFEYRDMKLSSLPAVTVSYQTWLNMQDTERLRLASNNLQSFWTHLEIQRQQLERERDAMKERRGKRGKPQSSLRQKFVSLQIDLRDLMKQVSSQLNSLSTTESTKTPLLHPLHATSSSGPLPSMHHSTERPTVLQTPTGTDNPRSSAHFSTQSTTVMERTSLSLPQPTLASEGFIFTGRSVDTQQTTTAETSRWIQHLKGYVILRDLERYLRRLARDYAVLQAKY, encoded by the exons ATGTTTCGGTGGTGTCCGTCTCCTCTATGCACCCTTATCTTCATCCTCGTTTGTATGGTGTCCACAAACTCCTCTTCTCCTATTGGCCACAGGAAGTCGCTGTCCTTCTCCAATTCATTGCGCCTCACACGCACTGTTCGGGCGCGCGTCCAACAACTGCTGTCCCGCTAT AAACAACAGCTGTTTGGTGACGAGCTCTTCGAATACAGAGATATGAAGCTGAGTTCACTTCCTGCAGTGACTGTCAGTTATCAGACCTGGCTAAACATGCAG GACACAGAGCGTTTGCGTTTGGCCTCTAACAACCTCCAAAGTTTCTGGACTCACCTGGAAATTCAGCGTcagcagctggagagagagagggatgcgATGAAGGAAAGAAGAGGCAAAAGAGGGAAGCCCCAGTCCAGCTTGCGCCAAAAATTTGTTAGTCTGCAAATAGATCTGCGAGACCTAATGAAACAAGTCAGCTCTCAG TTGAACAGTCTGAGTACCACTGAATCTACAAAAACCCCACTTCTCCATCCCCTGCACGCAACTTCATCTTCCGGTCCGCTTCCCAGCATGCATCATTCCACAGAGAGGCCCACTGTACTCCAGACCCCAACAGGGACAGATAATCCTCGCAGCTCTGCACACTTCTCTACACAATCTACTACAGTGATGGAGAGGACCTCTCTCAGCCTCCCACAGCCCACCCTGGCCTCAGAAGGCTTTATTTTTACGGGAAGATCAGTGGACACCCAGCAGACAACAACAGCAGAGACGTCCCGCTGGATTCAGCATCTGAAAGGGTATGTGATACTGAGAGATCTGGAACGCTACTTGAGAAGATTGGCGCGAGATTATGCTGTGCTCCAAGCCAAATACTGA